From Enterococcus mundtii, the proteins below share one genomic window:
- a CDS encoding alpha-ketoacid dehydrogenase subunit beta: MAQKTMIQAITDALALELENDENVLVFGEDVGKNGGVFRATEGLQEKFGEDRVFDTPLAESGIAGLGFGLALEGFRPVPEIQFFGFIFEAMDEVVAQMARTRYRMGGTRNIPVTIRSPFGGGVHTPELHSDNLEGLIAQSPGIRVVIPSNPYDAKGLLIASIRSNDPVVFLEHMKLYRSFREEVPDEAYEVPLDKAAVTREGTDVSIITYGAMVREAIKAADNLEKEGISVEIVDLRTVAPLDVETIIKSVEKTGRVVVVQEAQRQAGVSTQVISEISERAILSLEAPIGRVSAPDTVFPFGQAENIWLPNASDIEAKVKEIAEF; the protein is encoded by the coding sequence ATGGCACAAAAAACAATGATTCAAGCAATCACAGATGCCTTAGCACTTGAACTTGAAAACGACGAAAACGTACTCGTTTTTGGTGAAGATGTCGGCAAAAACGGAGGCGTATTCCGTGCAACTGAAGGATTGCAAGAAAAGTTCGGTGAAGACCGCGTATTTGACACTCCTTTAGCAGAATCAGGTATTGCCGGATTAGGTTTCGGTTTAGCACTTGAAGGATTCCGTCCTGTCCCTGAAATCCAATTCTTTGGCTTTATTTTTGAAGCAATGGATGAAGTTGTAGCACAAATGGCTCGTACGAGATACCGTATGGGTGGAACAAGAAATATTCCAGTAACGATCCGTTCACCATTTGGTGGTGGTGTGCATACACCTGAATTACACTCAGATAACTTAGAAGGATTGATTGCTCAATCTCCTGGTATCCGTGTAGTGATTCCGTCAAACCCATATGATGCAAAAGGATTATTGATTGCTTCTATTAGAAGTAATGACCCTGTTGTTTTCTTGGAGCATATGAAACTTTATCGTTCATTCCGTGAGGAAGTGCCAGATGAAGCGTACGAAGTGCCTTTAGATAAAGCCGCAGTGACTCGTGAAGGAACAGATGTATCAATCATCACTTACGGTGCAATGGTACGTGAAGCCATCAAGGCAGCAGACAATCTTGAAAAAGAAGGTATCTCTGTTGAGATCGTTGACCTACGAACAGTTGCTCCATTAGATGTTGAAACAATCATCAAATCTGTTGAAAAAACAGGACGTGTCGTTGTTGTTCAAGAAGCACAACGTCAAGCAGGCGTAAGCACTCAAGTAATCTCTGAAATCTCTGAACGTGCAATTCTTTCATTAGAAGCACCAATCGGACGCGTTTCTGCACCAGATACTGTTTTCCCATTCGGTCAAGCAGAAAACATCTGGTTGCCAAATGCTTCTGACATCGAAGCAAAAGTAAAAGAAATCGCAGAATTTTAA
- a CDS encoding dihydrolipoyllysine-residue acetyltransferase, whose translation MAYQFKLPDIGEGIAEGEIVKWFVQPGDTINEDDTLLEVQNDKSVEEIPSPVTGTVKSIVVPEGTVANVGDVLVEIDAPGHEGNEDSGSEGVAATEQTPEAPAAEPTTESSSASAEASDGGVFQFKLPDIGEGIAEGEIVKWFVKAGDTINEDDTLLEVQNDKSVEEIPSPVTGTVKTIVVSEGTVANVGDVLVEIDAPGHNSAPASKPAAATSDAKVETSGSSSIPEAANPDKRVLAMPSVRQFAREKDVDISQVSATGKGGRVTKEDIENFLSGGGAPAAASKPAESAAPTEASAAKPAETKAAPAKAFKSNLGDLEERVALTPTRKAIAKAMVNSKQTAPHVTLHDEVEVTNLWDNRKKFKEVAAANGTKLTFLPYVVKALTATVKKFPILNASIDDSKQEIVYKNYYNIGIATDTDHGLYVPNVKDADRKGMFAIADEINEKAKLAHDGKLAADDMRNGTITISNIGSVGGGWFTPVINYPEVAILGVGTIAQQPIVNAEGEIVVGRVMKLSLSFDHRIVDGATAQQAMNNIKRLLADPELLMMEG comes from the coding sequence ATGGCTTACCAATTTAAATTACCTGATATCGGTGAAGGTATCGCAGAAGGTGAAATCGTTAAATGGTTCGTTCAACCAGGCGATACGATCAATGAAGACGATACATTATTAGAAGTACAAAATGATAAATCAGTGGAAGAAATTCCATCTCCAGTAACAGGAACAGTGAAAAGCATCGTTGTTCCAGAAGGTACAGTTGCAAATGTTGGTGACGTATTAGTTGAGATCGATGCACCAGGACATGAAGGAAACGAAGACAGCGGAAGCGAAGGCGTGGCAGCTACTGAGCAAACACCTGAAGCACCTGCTGCTGAACCAACAACAGAAAGTTCATCTGCATCAGCAGAAGCTTCTGACGGCGGCGTATTCCAATTCAAATTACCTGATATCGGTGAAGGTATCGCAGAAGGTGAAATCGTTAAATGGTTTGTTAAAGCCGGTGACACGATCAATGAAGACGATACATTATTAGAAGTGCAAAATGACAAATCAGTGGAAGAAATTCCATCTCCAGTAACAGGAACTGTGAAAACAATCGTTGTTTCTGAAGGTACAGTCGCAAATGTTGGTGACGTATTGGTTGAGATCGATGCGCCAGGACACAATAGTGCACCTGCAAGCAAACCAGCGGCAGCAACTTCTGATGCAAAAGTGGAAACTTCAGGTTCTTCAAGTATCCCTGAAGCGGCAAACCCAGATAAACGCGTATTAGCAATGCCATCTGTTCGTCAATTCGCTCGCGAAAAAGACGTGGATATCAGCCAAGTTTCTGCAACTGGAAAAGGCGGACGTGTGACAAAAGAAGATATCGAAAACTTCTTATCTGGCGGAGGCGCTCCAGCAGCTGCAAGCAAACCTGCTGAATCAGCTGCACCAACAGAAGCATCTGCTGCAAAACCAGCTGAAACAAAAGCTGCTCCAGCAAAAGCATTCAAATCAAACTTAGGCGATCTAGAAGAACGTGTGGCATTGACACCAACACGTAAAGCAATTGCCAAAGCAATGGTCAACAGCAAACAAACAGCACCTCATGTCACTTTACATGATGAAGTTGAAGTCACAAATCTTTGGGATAACCGTAAGAAATTCAAAGAAGTGGCAGCTGCTAACGGCACGAAATTAACGTTCTTGCCTTACGTTGTCAAAGCGTTGACTGCAACAGTCAAAAAATTCCCAATCTTGAATGCGTCAATCGATGATTCAAAACAAGAAATCGTTTATAAAAACTATTACAATATCGGTATCGCAACAGATACAGACCATGGTTTGTATGTGCCAAACGTGAAAGATGCTGACCGTAAAGGAATGTTTGCGATCGCAGACGAAATCAACGAGAAAGCAAAACTTGCTCATGATGGCAAACTAGCGGCAGACGATATGCGTAACGGAACGATCACGATCAGTAACATTGGTTCAGTTGGTGGCGGCTGGTTCACACCAGTAATCAACTACCCTGAAGTAGCAATCTTAGGGGTAGGAACAATTGCTCAACAACCAATCGTCAATGCTGAAGGTGAAATCGTTGTTGGCCGAGTGATGAAATTATCATTGAGTTTCGATCACCGAATCGTCGATGGTGCGACAGCACAACAAGCAATGAATAACATCAAACGTTTATTAGCTGATCCAGAGCTATTAATGATGGAAGGATGA
- the lpdA gene encoding dihydrolipoyl dehydrogenase, whose amino-acid sequence MVVGDFAVELDTVVIGAGPGGYVAAIRAAEMGQKVAIIEREYIGGVCLNVGCIPSKALIAAGHHYQESLDSSMFGVTSENVSLDFTKTQEWKDNKVVKTLTSGVGYLLKKHKVETIEGEAFFVDDHTLRVIHPDSAQTYSFNHAIVATGSRPIEIPGFKFGGRVLDSTGGLSLTEVPKKFVIIGGGVIGAELGAAYANLGSEVTILEGSPQILPTYEKDLVKLVEDDFKKKGVTVITNAMAKESIDNGDSVTVKYAVDGKEESVTADYVMVTVGRRPNTEDMGLEQAGVEIGERGLIPVDNQGRTNVPNIFAIGDIVPGAALAHKASYEAKIAAEAISGKKVAVDYKAMPAVAFTDPELASVGMTIKEAKEAGLEATAYKFPFSGNGRALSLGKTEGFIRLVTTNEDNVIIGAQIGGVGASDMVSELALAIESGMNAEDIALTIHPHPSLGEITMDAAELALGLPIHI is encoded by the coding sequence ATGGTAGTTGGAGATTTTGCTGTTGAATTAGATACAGTTGTAATCGGTGCGGGACCTGGCGGCTATGTTGCTGCCATCCGCGCTGCTGAAATGGGCCAAAAAGTAGCGATCATTGAAAGAGAATATATCGGCGGCGTTTGTTTGAACGTTGGTTGTATTCCTTCTAAAGCGTTGATCGCAGCAGGTCATCATTATCAAGAATCACTTGATTCATCGATGTTCGGTGTAACAAGTGAAAATGTCTCACTAGATTTTACAAAAACACAAGAGTGGAAAGACAACAAAGTAGTGAAAACATTGACTTCAGGTGTCGGCTACTTGTTGAAAAAACACAAAGTTGAAACGATCGAAGGCGAAGCATTCTTCGTAGATGATCATACATTACGTGTGATCCATCCGGATTCTGCTCAAACTTATTCATTCAACCATGCTATCGTTGCGACAGGTTCTCGTCCAATCGAAATCCCTGGATTCAAATTTGGTGGCCGTGTCTTAGATTCTACAGGTGGATTAAGCCTAACAGAAGTTCCTAAGAAATTCGTCATCATCGGCGGCGGGGTAATCGGTGCTGAACTTGGTGCGGCTTACGCAAACTTAGGTTCTGAAGTAACGATCCTTGAAGGTTCACCACAAATTTTACCTACGTATGAAAAAGACTTGGTGAAATTAGTGGAAGATGACTTCAAGAAAAAAGGCGTAACAGTCATTACAAATGCAATGGCTAAAGAATCAATCGACAATGGTGATAGCGTAACTGTCAAATATGCAGTAGACGGAAAAGAAGAATCAGTAACAGCTGACTACGTGATGGTCACTGTTGGACGTCGTCCGAATACTGAAGACATGGGCTTAGAACAAGCTGGTGTTGAAATCGGTGAACGTGGCTTGATCCCAGTTGATAATCAAGGACGTACAAACGTACCTAACATCTTTGCAATCGGCGACATCGTTCCAGGCGCTGCTTTAGCACATAAAGCAAGTTATGAAGCAAAAATCGCCGCAGAAGCAATCTCTGGCAAAAAAGTAGCAGTTGACTACAAAGCAATGCCAGCAGTTGCCTTTACTGATCCTGAATTAGCATCAGTAGGGATGACGATCAAAGAAGCAAAAGAAGCCGGACTAGAAGCAACAGCTTACAAATTCCCATTCTCTGGGAACGGTCGTGCTTTATCATTAGGTAAAACAGAAGGCTTTATCCGTTTAGTGACAACGAATGAAGACAATGTCATCATCGGTGCGCAAATCGGTGGAGTTGGAGCAAGTGATATGGTTTCTGAACTTGCTTTGGCAATCGAATCAGGTATGAACGCTGAAGATATCGCGTTGACGATCCATCCACATCCATCTTTAGGTGAGATCACAATGGACGCAGCTGAATTAGCTTTAGGCTTACCAATCCATATTTAA
- a CDS encoding UPF0223 family protein, which produces MNEYQYPLDLDWTTEEMVIVMNMWEALEKANEQGINNQEFLTTYQQFKTVIKSIGEEKRLGREFEKASGYSLYRTIQEAKKNTNKMLKMNG; this is translated from the coding sequence ATGAATGAGTATCAATATCCATTAGACTTGGACTGGACCACTGAAGAAATGGTCATCGTGATGAACATGTGGGAAGCCCTCGAAAAAGCGAATGAACAAGGAATCAATAATCAGGAATTTCTAACAACCTATCAACAATTCAAAACAGTGATCAAATCGATCGGAGAAGAAAAACGGTTAGGACGTGAGTTTGAAAAAGCTTCTGGCTATTCGCTATACCGTACTATTCAAGAGGCAAAGAAGAACACCAACAAAATGCTAAAAATGAATGGGTGA
- a CDS encoding inositol monophosphatase family protein has protein sequence MEKMIEEIIAWLVAAKEKILHAQNEQLTVAEKTNHKDLVTNMDREIQAFLINKIHSAYPQAKILAEEEGYNNLSDLSGQVFIIDPIDGTLNFVVQGENFCIMLAYYEDGVGQLGFIYDVMRDELYWGGKTIGVYKNDVKLPQPQDLPLDKGLVAINSYLFGHDRFNIHAIGEQSIGVRMCGCAGLELIAMLKGNHIGYISNLSPWDYAAGNVLLEEFGMRYSGFSGAPLSFSGREYYLAATPTAYATILDMLQLD, from the coding sequence ATGGAGAAAATGATTGAGGAAATAATTGCCTGGTTGGTAGCAGCAAAAGAAAAGATCCTCCATGCACAAAATGAGCAACTAACAGTCGCAGAAAAAACGAATCATAAAGATCTAGTGACAAACATGGATCGAGAAATCCAAGCATTTCTGATCAATAAAATCCATTCTGCCTATCCTCAAGCAAAAATTTTGGCAGAAGAAGAAGGATACAACAACTTATCTGATTTGAGTGGTCAGGTCTTTATCATTGACCCCATTGATGGTACGTTGAACTTCGTGGTACAAGGAGAAAATTTTTGTATCATGCTTGCTTATTACGAAGATGGAGTGGGACAGCTAGGATTCATCTATGATGTCATGCGAGATGAATTATACTGGGGCGGTAAAACAATCGGTGTTTACAAAAATGATGTGAAATTACCCCAACCGCAAGACCTTCCATTAGACAAAGGATTAGTAGCAATCAATAGCTATCTCTTCGGTCATGATCGATTCAATATCCATGCGATTGGTGAACAAAGTATCGGCGTTCGGATGTGTGGCTGTGCAGGCTTAGAATTGATTGCGATGTTAAAAGGCAACCACATCGGCTATATCTCCAATCTAAGTCCCTGGGATTACGCAGCTGGCAATGTCTTGTTGGAAGAGTTCGGTATGCGATATAGTGGGTTTTCCGGTGCACCATTGAGTTTCAGTGGCAGAGAATATTACTTAGCCGCAACTCCAACAGCCTATGCAACCATACTCGACATGCTTCAATTGGATTGA